The window GGGCGCTGGCAGTGGCGGGTTCCGTCGTTCCTATTCTGGTCATCATGATTGTCGTCTCCATGAGAAAAATGAAAGCGGATGATTAGGGGGAACAAGGATGAAGTCAAGAACAGTGAAAAAGATTAGGAATCAGACGATTATTTACGTCATTGTTTTTATTTTCACCATCTGGACGTTGTTTCCGGTGTATTGGATGGTCAAATCCTCCTTTACCCCGAACGAGCTGATGTATACACCGAAACCCGGTTTGGTTCCTGATTCGTGGACATTATCCCATTACAAGGATTTATTTCAAAAAACGAAGTTCATGAATTATGTGAAAAACAGCCTTTATGTGGCTTCCCTCGTTACCCTCATATCGGTGAGCATCAGTATTCTGGGCTCGTACAGCATGACCCGGCTGCGTTACCGGGGGAGAAGCTTTTTCTCGCAAAGTATTATTTATACGTATCTGCTGCCAACGGCGGTATTGTTTATCCCGATGTATGTGGCGGTAAGCAAGCTTGGTTTGAGCGACAATAAGAATGCTTTGCTGATTGTTTACCCGACCATTATCGTTCCTTATTGCTGCTACATGCTGATCAGCTACTTCAAGGCAATTCCCAGAGAGCTGGAGGAAGCGGCCTTGATCGACGGATGCAGCAGTCTTCAGGCCTTGTTCAGAATCATACTGCCCATTGCGGCTCCCGGAATAGCCGTCGTATCTACCTTTGCTTTCACACTGGCATGGAACGAATATTTGTATGCTTTGGTTTTGACGACAAGCCCGGGGCAGCAGACGGTCAATATTGGGATTTCCGGCTTTAAATTTTCGGATCAGGCAGTCTGGGGACTGCTGATGGGCTCGTCTGTCATTGCATCCTTGCCAGCCATTTTCCTGTATTTCCTGGC is drawn from Paenibacillus sp. V4I7 and contains these coding sequences:
- a CDS encoding carbohydrate ABC transporter permease yields the protein MKSRTVKKIRNQTIIYVIVFIFTIWTLFPVYWMVKSSFTPNELMYTPKPGLVPDSWTLSHYKDLFQKTKFMNYVKNSLYVASLVTLISVSISILGSYSMTRLRYRGRSFFSQSIIYTYLLPTAVLFIPMYVAVSKLGLSDNKNALLIVYPTIIVPYCCYMLISYFKAIPRELEEAALIDGCSSLQALFRIILPIAAPGIAVVSTFAFTLAWNEYLYALVLTTSPGQQTVNIGISGFKFSDQAVWGLLMGSSVIASLPAIFLYFLAQRFLKSGLAAGGVK